In the Acidobacteriota bacterium genome, GCATGAAGCCGCCGATGGCGGCGGCCGCGGCCACCGCCGAGCCCGAGATCGATCCGAACAGCATGCAGCCCACGATGTTGACGTACGCGAGGCTGCCCGGCAGCCAGCCGACGAGGACCCCGGCGAAGTCGACGAGCCGGCGCGCGATGCCCCCTCGGTTCATCAGTTCGCCCGAGAGGATGAAGAAGGGGATGGCGACGAGCGCGAAGCTGTCGATACCGGTGGCCATGCGCTGCGCGACCGTCGTCAGGGCCGGCAGCGGGCTCACCGCGAGCAGCAGCGTCACGGCGCTCGCCGAGCCGATGGCGAACGCGATGGGCACGCCCGCGAGCAGCAGGACGACGAAGACGAGCGCCAGGACGCCGATCGCGGCCGCTTCCATGGTGTGCTGGCCACGAGTCAGGGAAGGCCGGCGGCCTCCGCTTCGCGCGAGACGTTCGGCGCGTCGAGCCACGCCGCCGCCGCGTACAGCATGATCACCAGGCCGCTCAGCGGCACGACGAGGTACACGTAGCCGAGGCTGACCTGCAGGGCCGCCGACACCTGCGCGAGCGCGAAGCTGATGTAGACGAGGCGCGCTCCGCCGACCACCATCGTGGTCAGCGCGAAGAGGAACACCGTCGCCTGGATGGCGCGCTCCACGCGGCGGCGCCGCGCGCCCGCAAGGCGGGTCGTGACGAGGTCGATCGCCAGGTGCAGGCGCTGCCCCGCGGCGTACGCGCCCCCGAGCAGCGTGAGCCAGATCAGCAGGTAGCGCGCGAGTTCCTCCGTGTACGAGCTCGGCGTCGCCAGCACGAACCGCGTGAAGACCTGCCACACGACGTTCACCACCATCACCGCCATGATGACGACGAGCATCGTGGCGAGCAGCCGGTCGATCGCCGCTCGGAGGCGCACCATCACCTGGTCTCCCGCCCGGGACCGAGCGCGTCGATCCGGGCCATCAACGGGCCAATGTCCGGATCGCGCCGGAACTCCTCGTGCAGCGACCGCACGCGAGCGGCAAACGGCGCCCGGTCCGGCGTGATGATCTCCACGCCCGCCGCCGCGAGCGCGCGCAGCGCGTCCTCGGTCGCCTCGTGCCACAGCGCGGCCTGGTAGACGAACGACTCGTCGGCCGACTCCTGCAGCCACCGCTGCTCGTCGGCCGAGAGGTCGTTCCACACCGCCGTGCCGACCAGCAGCACGTCGGGCACGGTCGTGTGCTCGCTGAGCACGTAGTACCTGCAGACCTCGTAGTGGCGCGACGAGTAGAAGCTGGGCGGGTTGTTCTCCGCGCCGTCGACGATGCCCTGCTGGAGGGCAGTGTACAGCTCGTTCCAGCCGAGCGGCGTGGCCGACCCGCCGAGCGCCTGCACCATCCTCACCGCCGAGGGGCTCTCCTGCGTGCGGATCTTCAGCCCGGCGAGATCGTCCGGCGACCGGATCGGACGCGGCCTCGTGTAGAAGCTCCGGGTCCCCGAGTCGTAGTAGACGAGCCCGCGCACGCGCACCCGCTCGGTCGAGAGCAGCAGCTCGCGTCCGACTTCGCTCGCCAGCACGCGCTCGCGATGCGCCTGGTCCACGAACAGGTACGGGACGCCGTAGATCCGGAAGACGGGCACGAAGCTCTCGAGCACCGCCGACGAGACCTTCGTCATGCCGAGGCTGCCGATCTGCAGCAGCTCGATCAGCTCGCGCTCGGTCCCGAGCTGCTGGCTCGGGTAGATGTCGACGCGCATCCGCCCGCCCGACTTCTCACGCAACCGTTCTCCGAGGAAGACCATGCCCCGGTGCACCGGATGGCTGGCCTCGAGGGTGTGCCCGAGCCTGATCACCGTCGTGGCGGTACCACCCGCGCAGCCGCCGAGCCAGGCGGCGGCCCCGCACGCGGCCGCCGCGGCGAGCCACCGGCGCCGACCCGTCCCACCGCTGCGGTCCCTCATGACGGGTCCGGCGCGGTCCCCGCGCCGGGCGGGTGCGTGGCGCGCCGGTCGAACAGCCGGCCCACCGCTCCGGCGAGCTCCTCGGTGGTGAAGGGCTTCGCGACAAACGGCGCGCCGGCCGGCACGCTGGCGGGCGACCCCTCCGCGGCTTCGGAGTACCCCGAAATGAACAGCGCCCGCAGGCCCGGCCGTGAACGCCGCAGCTCGGCGACGAGCTCCGGCCCGCTCATCTGGGGCATGGCGACGTCGCTCACGACGGCATCGATGGGGCGGCCGTCGCAGAGCGCCATCGCCTGCTCGGGCGTCGCCGCCTCGACCACCCTGTAGCCGAAGCGCGCGAGCGCGTCCCGGGCGAGCGCGCGCACGCTGTCGTCGTCTTCGACGAGCAGCAGCGTCTCGTGACCCTGTCGCACGCGCGGCGCGGTATCCGTTTTCGGCTCCCGGCGCCGTGGCTTCGGCGTGCGAGGAAGGAACACCCGGAAGGTGGCGCCCTGCCCCGGGCGGCTCTCGACGTCGATGCCGCCCCCGCTCTGCGTCAGGATGCCGTGGACCATCGGCAGGCCGAGCCCGGTGCCCTGGCCCACCGGGCGCGTGGTGAAGAACGGCTCGAACAGGTGAGGCAGGTGCGCGGCGTCGATGCCGTGGCCGGTGTCGGCCACCGTCAGGAGGACGTGATCTCCGGGTGTGAGGCCGGAGGGCCAGGCGGGGCCCCCGTCGACGGTCACGTTGGCGGTCGACATCGTCAGGCGTCCACCGCCAGGCATCGCGTCCCGGGCGTTGAGGGCGAGGTTCACGACGACCTGCTCCAGCTGATTGGGGTCGGCTTCGACCGGCCACAGATCTTCGGCCGGCGTGAAGACGAAGTCCACGTGCTCGCCGATGAGCCTCTCGAGCAGGCCACCGATGTCGATCAGGACCTGGTTGAGATCGATCACCTGGGGACGCAGCATCTGCTTGCGGCCGAACGCGAGCAGCTGCCGCGTCAGTGTGGCCGCGCGCTGCGCCGACTTCTTCACCTCGAGCGCGTCGGCCCGCCCGGCCGGGTCGTGGCCGAGCCGATCGATGATGAGCTCGGTGTAGCCGATGATGGCCGTGAGCAGGTTGTTGAAGTCGTGCGCGATGCCGCCGGCGAGCCGCCCGATGGCCTCGACCTTCTGCGACTGCCGGAGCTGTTCCTCGAGGTGTATGCGGCGACTCGTGTCGCGCGCGATGGCGAGGATCCGCCGGCCGGAGCCGCGGGACAGGCTCACCTCGGCCGGCACCACGCCGTCGGCGCCGACCCGCAGCCGCCACTCGTGAGAGGCCCGCTGCCCCTCACCGAGCTGCGAGAACGCCGCGTCCCACTCCGCCGCGTGGCCGGGCTCGAGGACCTCGACGAACGCGCGGCCGAGCGCGCCGCGCGACGGCCGCCCCAGCATCGCCACCGCCGCCGAGTTCATCTCGACGATCCGTCCCTGTAGGTCGAGCACGAACACGCCGTCGGCCGCCTGCTCCACGAGATCGCGATAGCGCTGTTCGGTCCGCTCGCTCCGGAGGTACATCCACGCGAAGGCCACGAGCGCGAGCGAGAGCAGCGCGAAGGGCAGCAACTGATGGGCGAAGGTCGCGCGCACCGGGGCGATGGCGACCTCGATGGGCGCGTCGGTCTGGACGAGGAGCGGGAGGCCGGCGACATCCACGGTGGCCCACGCGACGATGCGGCGTCCGGCGGGCGTGTCGAACAGCCGCGCCCCGTCGCGATGGCCCTCGATCTCGGCCCAGTGGTCGCTCGACGCTGGCCAGTGCGCCTCCACCTCGGCGGCCGCGTGCGTCACCCGCAGTGGTCGCTGGCGCAGGAGCCTCGCGCCCTCGGTCGAGGCGATGGCCAGCGCCGTGTCGCTCATGCCCTCCAGCACCGGATCGAAGAAGCTGACGGCGAGGCCGGCCAGGTCGATCCGCGTGGCCAGCCACCCGAGGTACTCTCCGGTGGCCGTGGGGAAGTTGGGGCTCGTCGCCGTGTGGAAGATGGGGATCACGAGGTCGAGAGAGGCCGGAGTCTCGCCGTCGTCTGGCTGGACGAAGGCCTTCGCCTCGTCGCTGGTCGACGCCGACCGCGCCCACGCCCAGACCTCGGCGGCCATCGCGGCCCCGGGCGCGAGCGCGTCCATGCCCGGGCGCCAGGACCGCGCGCGCCCGTCCGGTGTGCCCCTGATGATCTCGGCTCCGACTCGAGGGTCGCGGCTCGAGAGGCCCTGGGCCAGTCGGCTCGGCAGGAACACTTCGTCGACCTGCTGCACGCTGGGGATCGCGCCAAGCTGGTGCAGGGCGGCAATCCGGGCTTCGAGTTCGACTTCGAGGCCCACGGCGATCGTGCGCGCGATCGCGCGTTGGCGCGCAGCGCGCTGTTCTGCCGCTGCGTTGACGGAGCGGTCGTAGTTGCCGGCGACGAGCCACACGATGCCGAACAGCAGCAGCGTGGTTGCCGCCACGACGACCGTCGTCCGAAGTCGCATGGGCACCTTGCGCGTATCGTAGCCTCGAACCGCGGCCTGCGGCCACCCCTCTGTCCTCTTCCCCTCTGCGATGTTCCCCGCGGCCGNNNNNNNNNNNNNNNNNNNNNNNNNNNNNNNNNNNNNNNNNNNNNNNNNNNNNNNNNNNNNNNNNNNNNNNNNNNNNNNNNNNNNNNNNNNNNNNNNNNNCGGGGCGCCGCGCAGCATCGTGAGGAACTGCCACCGGAGCGTCGCGTCGGTGTCGCGGAAGGTGCGGAACGCCGCGTGGCGGCCGGGCGCCGCGAGGTCCAGCTCGATGCCCCAGAGCGGGATGGCACTCGTGGGGAGCAGCGCGTAGCGCACGTCGCCGAGCACCGCGGGCTGGTCGGGGTGCACGGCGACGAAGTCGTCGGAGAACCTCATGAACCGTTCGATGTCCCGCCACAGTCTGCTCGTCGGGTCGAGCGTGGGCACGGCGCGCAGGCTGAACCGCTCCACCGACTCGCCCGGGTACACGCGTGTCGGGGCGACGACCCCGACGCGCACGGCGTCGACGTGGAAGCGATGATCGCTCTCGTAGATCGATCGCCATAGCACGAGGTTGCCGAGTGTCGGCTTCACCTCGAGGCGGGTGACGTCGTGACCGCGGTCTGCCGCCACCCGCGCCGCAACCACTCTCGCGCGCTCGTGCTGGAGCCACCCGGTGCCGAGATAGGCCAGGGCGAGCGCCAGCGCGACACGCGACGGCCAGGCCCCGCCGCGCGCGAGCGTGAGCGCGACGCCCGCCGCGAGCACGAGACTGAAGGCCGGGTCGACGACGGCGATGACGCTCCACGCGGTCCGGACCTCGGAGAACGGCCAGAGCAGGTGAGTGCCGAAGCTCGTGCACGCGTCGAGCAGCCCGTTCGGCAGGTAGCCGAAGAAGGCGATCGTGTAGATGGTCCGGAACCCGAGCCGG is a window encoding:
- a CDS encoding TRAP transporter small permease subunit, which gives rise to MVRLRAAIDRLLATMLVVIMAVMVVNVVWQVFTRFVLATPSSYTEELARYLLIWLTLLGGAYAAGQRLHLAIDLVTTRLAGARRRRVERAIQATVFLFALTTMVVGGARLVYISFALAQVSAALQVSLGYVYLVVPLSGLVIMLYAAAAWLDAPNVSREAEAAGLP
- a CDS encoding TRAP transporter substrate-binding protein produces the protein MRDRSGGTGRRRWLAAAAACGAAAWLGGCAGGTATTVIRLGHTLEASHPVHRGMVFLGERLREKSGGRMRVDIYPSQQLGTERELIELLQIGSLGMTKVSSAVLESFVPVFRIYGVPYLFVDQAHRERVLASEVGRELLLSTERVRVRGLVYYDSGTRSFYTRPRPIRSPDDLAGLKIRTQESPSAVRMVQALGGSATPLGWNELYTALQQGIVDGAENNPPSFYSSRHYEVCRYYVLSEHTTVPDVLLVGTAVWNDLSADEQRWLQESADESFVYQAALWHEATEDALRALAAAGVEIITPDRAPFAARVRSLHEEFRRDPDIGPLMARIDALGPGRETR
- a CDS encoding response regulator, encoding MPMRLRTTVVVAATTLLLFGIVWLVAGNYDRSVNAAAEQRAARQRAIARTIAVGLEVELEARIAALHQLGAIPSVQQVDEVFLPSRLAQGLSSRDPRVGAEIIRGTPDGRARSWRPGMDALAPGAAMAAEVWAWARSASTSDEAKAFVQPDDGETPASLDLVIPIFHTATSPNFPTATGEYLGWLATRIDLAGLAVSFFDPVLEGMSDTALAIASTEGARLLRQRPLRVTHAAAEVEAHWPASSDHWAEIEGHRDGARLFDTPAGRRIVAWATVDVAGLPLLVQTDAPIEVAIAPVRATFAHQLLPFALLSLALVAFAWMYLRSERTEQRYRDLVEQAADGVFVLDLQGRIVEMNSAAVAMLGRPSRGALGRAFVEVLEPGHAAEWDAAFSQLGEGQRASHEWRLRVGADGVVPAEVSLSRGSGRRILAIARDTSRRIHLEEQLRQSQKVEAIGRLAGGIAHDFNNLLTAIIGYTELIIDRLGHDPAGRADALEVKKSAQRAATLTRQLLAFGRKQMLRPQVIDLNQVLIDIGGLLERLIGEHVDFVFTPAEDLWPVEADPNQLEQVVVNLALNARDAMPGGGRLTMSTANVTVDGGPAWPSGLTPGDHVLLTVADTGHGIDAAHLPHLFEPFFTTRPVGQGTGLGLPMVHGILTQSGGGIDVESRPGQGATFRVFLPRTPKPRRREPKTDTAPRVRQGHETLLLVEDDDSVRALARDALARFGYRVVEAATPEQAMALCDGRPIDAVVSDVAMPQMSGPELVAELRRSRPGLRALFISGYSEAAEGSPASVPAGAPFVAKPFTTEELAGAVGRLFDRRATHPPGAGTAPDPS
- a CDS encoding metal-dependent hydrolase; translation: MDIVTQGLAGAVVARAAVARAPARTVLALGAFAGLLADADVLIRSADDPLLTLEFHRHFTHALLFVPIGAAIAAIVAWPFVRRRLGFRTIYTIAFFGYLPNGLLDACTSFGTHLLWPFSEVRTAWSVIAVVDPAFSLVLAAGVALTLARGGAWPSRVALALALAYLGTGWLQHERARVVAARVAADRGHDVTRLEVKPTLGNLVLWRSIYESDHRFHVDAVRVGVVAPTRVYPGESVERFSLRAVPTLDPTSRLWRDIERFMRFSDDFVAVHPDQPAVLGDVRYALLPTSAIPLWGIELDLAAPGRHAAFRTFRDTDATLRWQFLTMLRGAP